The sequence below is a genomic window from Coffea arabica cultivar ET-39 chromosome 8e, Coffea Arabica ET-39 HiFi, whole genome shotgun sequence.
GCTTTGCTGAATTTGAAATAGTAAGGCTTTTGATCCAAGAGTGCATAAAGGAAATGCTGAGTTAACTCGGCGGCGGCCAGACAACCGCTGAGATGGATCCACAGATGAATGCCCCCTTTTCCATACGGCATTTATCTACTAAATCCATCTTAcattattctattttatttcctttcaaCTTCTGATTTTTCGTTAAGTGTAGTAAAAGTTAGCAGgtagaatttttattttaattttatttcattttacattttttttttcgtttttgaaTGGCTAATTGATTATTAATGCTTTGAATCTATTGATTAGATCTTGGTATTAAGCTATCTGTCAAGACATAGATGTTAAAAGTTGTGGTCTTGTAGcaatttattatattacttGACAAATTGTATCAGTTGTTTTGTTTATATTTGCGGGAATTTGTACTCTGCATTGTTATGTTAAATTCCCAAAGCAATCACCATTATGCCCTTGACTGCTAGCATTTAACTGGAGGGCATCTATGAAGATATGGAAACCCCAAATGTGTTGAGGGTAGAATATTGTTGTAACTGTTTATGGTTATCCTGCAGGTTTGTTCCTGGGCAAGTTCAGAATCATGATTAGGCGAGGTGGGGATTGTGTAGTTTAACATAATCAGTAAACGCTGCGATTGATTTGATGTACTGTTGGATACCTGAAATGTGCACACAGTGAAAATCTTGCTGCATGATAAATCTGCACCGTGAAAGTGTGTGGTGTGGGTATGCAGCTGTTTTTCGTCTATTGTATTTCTTCGAACAACTGGGCAAGTGGCAGGTTTAAGTTCTGAATCCGTTCAGCACTTGGCGTAAAGGAACAAGTACTTCAGTGAAGTAATCTTCCTGGCTGATCACTGCAATATTATGTTAATTGAGTTTACTAAGGAGCTTAGTGACTGTGTATAATAGGTGCTGTATTTGTCAGTGTGTACTGCACCAATGATTAAATTCATACAGAATAGTTGAGATCTTATGTATTTGTTGGCAGTTGGTTTGAGAGCTGATAAATGGGCTTCTTACCGATGAGAATTCTGCTGTGACATTTGTGCCTTGCCATATTGTACTCGGATACTTCCAACATATGAACTTCGTTGCACTATTTAAGTGCCAGAAGCAATACGTTGGATGTGTAGCAGTTTGTTAAAATTGTCATGCTGAGTTTTAAATTGCCATTTTTTAGGTTGAGGTTTATGTGAAATACAAAGTGATCAAACCCTCGTAGGACAATGGCGCTGGAGCTTCAGCGTATGCTTAAAAGGGAAATAGGGGATCAGCTTTTACACTCTACATTGCAAATTATTGGCAGATTATAAAACAATACAAGTAATGGGGCATCTAGTTGCTGATTGTGACCATTGTCTCCATTATTCCGCCAAAATGGTACCAATGTGTCTTCTGGAGCTTTAGCATTCCTATTGTCCAGAAATGCTCTGGCCGCAGGTGTATTCTTTCCATGAAGAACTAACTAGCTCCCCTGAAACGTGCGCATGTCTGCACCAAGAAATTACTATGAAGCAGAGTATCGCTTGATGAGATTGTCTATATAAAGTATAAACAAAGGAAATATCTTAAGCCATTTATGTGTTGCAAATTCAGATTTGGAAAACCAACATGTTCTAGACACCTCCTTGATGCAGGCATGCAGTATGATTGCTCAGAATGGTGCAGCAAAGGAACTGGAATTAAAAGATATAGATAAAAGAGGCTGAGCCCCACTGACGAAGAAACTGCATGGCCCTAATTCCTCCCTTGAAGGTTCTACTTAGAATGGATAAACAAAGGTTAGAATGTTGCTAATCTGGTTACGCGCTAATAGGCTTACATCCTTTGAAAAACTAGCAGAGTTTCCGAATGCTAAATGTCATCAATTTTAAACTACTGattcaaattttacaaaatgaaatgAAGCAGCACAGCTAACATAATACATCAGATTCTTGTGTTAGAAAACCAGTGAACTAGCCAGCAATTTTCCTCATAGGTTACACCAATCAACGATGCAGCTAAACTGAGTTATTCGTCATCTTCTTGGGTGTCATCAGCAGCTAGCAGATGATTAAGAGCAACTTTTGGCTTTTTGGTCTGTGGCAAGATATCCTTGGCAGCATCTTCATCGCTCTTCCTCTTGAAGGATTCATCTCTCTCATCATCAGGTTCTTCACCTGTGTCAGGAACTTCTATTTCAGCAGTCCCTGCATTCTCCTGTAAAGAAGAATTTGGTCGACCttctgaaaattttcctttacCATTCAAGACCTCCTTGCTGGATGTGGTTTGACACTGAACCAAGAATGCGCGAATTTCTTCACTGCCAGCCAAATCAACTGGAGTTTTCCCAGCTTTGTTCTTTGCATCAATATTTGCACCTTTTTTAATCAAGTACTTGACAAGTTCCAAATGTGAACCTTGGACAGCATAATGCAGGGCAGTCATTCCTTTGCGATTGTATGACTTGATGGGGACTCCGGAGTTAACGAGAATCCTCACAACTTCAGTGTGACCCTTCTGAGCAGCAAAATGAACGGCACCCATATCATCCATTGCAGCAGCTCCAACATCAGCCTTTTTGCAGAGATATTCCACTATCTTTGTTTGCCCAGACCAAGCCGCTAGATGAAGTCTAAACTCAATGTTCCTCAAGGAATACACAGACAGAAAAGTCACAGTATCCACATGTAGTGCTGAGAAATGATGTAAATAGCTGAAAGGCAGTGTTTGTTCCCTGTTTCTCGTATATattaatcccaaaaaaaaaggctcGAATGGTATTCCTCTTGATATCTCTGGATGAGCATCACTGACTGATATTATCATTTAAGATCACATTCTTAAAAAATGTTGCAGATAAAGCATAAAGCTctgtaataaaaattaaacgAGCCTCAACACGTTGATTCTGTGGACAAGGAAAGGTTATTATAATTCTCAACTTCTGTAACTTTGTTTTCTGAAAAATTCTTCATCCTCCACCCCACGCACCGATTGATAATGTCAGTATTGTCAGGAGCCTTCAAGTAAACTTGCATGAAACTTCTAGTTACTATAGTTTAAAACTTTATGtcctgatttttcaaaatttcagtcaAGTGTGATCTTTTGTTCTCGGCGAAAACACGTGCTTCTGGCAGCTTGCAAATACCAAAATATCAAACAGGAAAATAAGCACATCAACTTTTGGAAATCCTTTTGATATGTGAACAGAACTAAACTGAAATACTGAGTCAGGCCcaattcaataaaattacttaaaATCAAAAACCAAAGAAGAGGATTTCTAGGATGCTCTATTTTCTGGAAAACTACTTATCTGCAGTACAGATTAAAGAGGAATGAAGAAAGCAAGCATGCTTGAATGAAAGAGGCTCAACTATACTTTTTTTCTCTCACGCTACTAGGTTTCAAAAGAACAGGTGATGACTTTGCAATCATTATCATCTAATTATACCCAAAGAAAATGGGAATGGAAAACACAATCTTATACTGCATAGGATAGCCTCTGTAGAAGACATCTGAAACCAACTTGTTGTAGAGTCTAACACAACAAACCACATATATTAGTGCTTAGCTTATTGCTTGATCAATTAAATATCAAGTTAGCTTCCTGGATTGTgccaaaactaaaaataataccCTAAACTGGAATCATTTAATATTGCTGAAACATTCAGTGGAGTCAAATAAAATTCTTAATTTGGTAAAATCATAAGCCTCACAGGAGAACATGAAGATAaataatttcacacaaaagaaagaaacttgaTGTTTCTAAATGTCCTGGTTGGATTTCTCAACATACATCAATCTGATATCCAATCTgctcttgaaatatatttggcaGCGACAGTTATGGACAGGAACACTATCATCTCATCAGACGGGGAAGAAAACATTAAGGTTGCAACATGGAATTAGTGCTAAAACAAAATCAGAAGTAAGCCTTTGATGTTTGAATCATCAAGACAATTTTACAAATGGCAATCAATGCAGACTGAAATTCACAACCCAAACAATTCTAAATCTTCTGGGGTCCTGAAGCATCAGCTATTAGAGGTTTTGTCCCCCTAAATTTTCATCACATTGATAGGTCACCGAGGAAACATCAAACCAAACCGTGTTAGCATACTGGCAAATAAacaaagaatttgaacttgcatCACACTAATTCAAGCCCTAGTTCTCCGTTCAATCACCTTTCCTCAGACAAAAAACCAACTCCCTCATTCCAATCCATCACATACCAAACTGGGATTACACTATCTAATGTATGTTCTTCATTCTTAATTTTGCTAATTTCAAATACTCATGTCAAATTCCATAGCTTAACAGCTGACATCAAAACCTAAAACTTCATGCTCCACCAAAAAGGCTATTCAGTAAAACCCAATTATCGCGCAACTTACTAGgggaaacgaaaaaaaaaacaaccaaaCCAAATTAAACCAACCTTTACTAATGATTCTAAGAAAAACCCACTTCAATTTTGCCAAGAAACAAATTGCAAAACAAATGATACAGAAAAGAAACATCCAACTTcataaaactaaacaaaaaagcCATAGAAAACAACAGAAAACGTAAATGGAGTTTTAAGGAGAAGGAAGAGGAGGATACGGGGTGCGGGAGTGCTTGTCTCTGGAATTGATGGCAAGAGGATTGGTGCTGCATATTCCCTGAACAGCCTCCAGGTCCCCCGATCGAGCTGCTCCGTGTAATTCCTCATCTGCAGTGTTATTTGTAGTTGATGTTGCTGGTCTTGATGGTTTCTTCGGCTTTCCCATGCTCTTCGTCTTCTTCAgccaaaaaaattcacaaaaaaccTGCAAATTTCTGAGCAACAGAACTtgcaagaaaatgtaaagatcGGCTTCTCTGCAATTTTGAGCCGTTTGGTTTACTATTTAATACACTGGTTAAGTGTAGGTTGGCTGGGCCGGGCCTGtgcatttttaaaatttgtccAATTGTTGGATCACTTGGATGGGAAATGGGTCCATtactgttcttttttttttttttttggggaattcCTTTTGTTTACCGATTAGTAATTTATCTTTGACTATCCTTTTAACAAAAGTTATCTCAATTGCTTATTTCTGTTAATTTtgaacgaaatttttttaagggaaaaaaaacgcTTGAACAATCTTACAAGCCAATGTGTTATTAACTCCAAATCTTTGTTTGGTTTCTATTTACTGAATATTCTGGGGGCAAGTCatcaattttattaaacaataTCTACTTTCATGACATTTACAATTTATATTGAGAAATATAGTTCTTAAGGAGATATGTCTAAGCATTAATCTTGTTTATATTGATAGTATAAATCactagtgtatatatatatatatcaatagTATATATATTGATAGTATATGGGCTGATGGCCACCACAaaaaactttaagttttggtgGGTGGGCAGTCAAAGATTCAAACTTTGCCTCCCATAATTAGCCACAATATGTGGTTTCCTCAAATTCATTTGAGTGCGTAGTGCACTCTTTTTGTCTGATGATGGTTCAGTCTCCGTTGGCTCCCCTATAGATCTAGTTGAGCTTCCCCTAGAGTAAGAGTAGAGTAGATAAATGATgaatgataatatatatatatatatatatatatatatatatatatatatatatatatatatatatatatatatatatatatactgccACGTTGATTGTTTGACAACTAATCTGAATTTATAATTAGCCCAGTAGTAGTAAGATGTCATGTATGAAGTGGCAAACGGATAGATTTCGGTTCACAAACAAAGATCCATTAGAATTCTCGAAACTAGATCGGATTCTTACTTTGGCCTGTCCAACTTGCAAGAGGAGTGGGTTTGGTCTAGCCAATATATTGCAGACGGGTCCTCTGTCCATCATATTTGTCCATTTTTTTCTATTCAAGGCAAAACTATGTAGTTCCACTCATTAATACCGCTGATATGACGTATAACATTGAATGCATATTTAGGAGGTGTTTGGTAAATGGGTTTCAATTCAATAATATTCTAATTGTACCCATAGTCTTCTACTTTGGAATTAGTAAGTGAAACTACGTAATTTTGCATTGGATAGAAAAAATGGACAGATATAGTGGACAGAGGACCCCGTAGATTGAATGGCCAAATTTGGCTACACTTAATCACCAcatgttgaagaaaaataaaaaattgtcaACAAAAATATGGATTAATATTCTATACattaatagtgtatatactTATACTATTAATGCATGATATATAAtccgaatttaaatttaaaatctaaattcTATATATCTATCATACATCCAACTGTGATAGTATATACATtgtcaatgtatataagatttactctaaaaatattttggaaGACATGGTCATAAGAAATTTGTTCATCTTAGACTAGTCAACGGTGGGTGAAAGAGCTTATTCTAccatttaaatttctaaatAAGATTAACATTGATTTGATTAAGACATGCTATTTCTCAGAATggggagagagaaggaaaagaCGTCGTTACTTGTCACGCTTTCTTTTAGGTATTTCCCAGTAGCAAATGTGTTTTTGGAGATTAGGGACCTCCTAGTTCAAGCTAAATTAAATTAGATGTGATTAATAAGGAGATAGTTATTAAAATTACAACTATgtaatattaaaataaaatgttCCTTTTACccactttatttttgaaagcaCAAAATAGTTTGTTTTCCCATATAGTGAACATAATCATcctaatttgaatgtaaatTTGTTGTGCATGTCAAGAGGGAAATGACAACTAACAAATGTATAAATTTTGGTTCACAAAGAAAGATCCACTAGATTTCTCCGAACTCAATCTAATCCCATCCCTCCAACCAGTCAAATGGGTTTTGTTTGGTGGCCAATTTACTGATACAATAGCTTGAATCACCAAACTCGACTAAATTTAATgactttattttgaaaaaagaattaTCAATACTTCAAAAAACATGATCAAAAGAAATTTGTTGACCTTAGACTAATTAATAGGTGGGCCAAAAAAGCCTAATATATCATTTAATCttttaaataagtttaaaattaatatttatatacaaATTTTATACTTTCATACTTAAGGCAAATTAATATTTACATACAAATTTTATACTTTCATACTTGAGGCAAATTATATAAAgtattaaaaatgaattttattcAAATGGAATATTATGTTTCATTAGTTCCACCTTAAATCATATAATCGGGATGAGGAGTGAAATTCTGGATTCGGGACCTCCCATTTATACCTTTCACCAAAAAGCGAGATAACTTGGGGGTTAGTACACTTCTAGTAGCAGGGTTTCTCAGGGTATTCTAGTCCCGCATCGGGGTTGGGGGTTGGGTTAGTTGGGTAGATAAGTCCCTGGGACtgcctcaagagttgccggcttttgaggttagttctgggattaggtttatttAATCAGCAAAAGTCAATTGACAAAACTGATAAAAGACGAAGT
It includes:
- the LOC113703702 gene encoding uncharacterized protein isoform X3 — translated: MQHQSSCHQFQRQALPHPFRLHLAAWSGQTKIVEYLCKKADVGAAAMDDMGAVHFAAQKGHTEVVRILVNSGVPIKSYNRKGMTALHYAVQGSHLELVKYLIKKGANIDAKNKAGKTPVDLAGSEEIRAFLVQCQTTSSKEVLNGKGKFSEGRPNSSLQENAGTAEIEVPDTGEEPDDERDESFKRKSDEDAAKDILPQTKKPKVALNHLLAADDTQEDDE
- the LOC113703702 gene encoding uncharacterized protein isoform X2; its protein translation is MGKPKKPSRPATSTTNNTADEELHGAARSGDLEAVQGICSTNPLAINSRDKHSRTPLHLAAWSGQTKIVEYLCKKADVGAAAMDDMGAVHFAAQKGHTEVVRILVNSGVPIKSYNRKGMTALHYAVQGSHLELVKYLIKKGANIDAKNKAGKTPVDLAGSEEIRAFLVQCQTTSSKEVLNGKGKFSEGRPNSSLQENAGTAEIEVPDTGEEPDDERDESFKRKSDEDAAKDILPQTKKPKVALNHLLAADDTQEDDE
- the LOC113703702 gene encoding uncharacterized protein isoform X1 — encoded protein: MRNYTEQLDRGTWRLFREYAAPILLPSIPETSTPAPLSDAHPEISRGIPFEPFFLGLIYTRNREQTLPFSYLHHFSALHVDTVTFLSVYSLRNIEFRLHLAAWSGQTKIVEYLCKKADVGAAAMDDMGAVHFAAQKGHTEVVRILVNSGVPIKSYNRKGMTALHYAVQGSHLELVKYLIKKGANIDAKNKAGKTPVDLAGSEEIRAFLVQCQTTSSKEVLNGKGKFSEGRPNSSLQENAGTAEIEVPDTGEEPDDERDESFKRKSDEDAAKDILPQTKKPKVALNHLLAADDTQEDDE